Part of the Sulfurimonas hongkongensis genome is shown below.
AAAATAGTTAGAGCAACTGTTGCTGCACTTATACCCTCAGTAGGATGAATATCTGTTGGAATACCACGACCATTATCACTAACTATACAACTATTATTTTTGGTAAGTGTTATATTTATAGTATCACAATGTCCAGCCATCGCTTCATCTATTGAGTTATCTATAACTTCATAAACTAAATGATGCAGACCACGATGACCTGTATCACCGATATACATACCAGGACGTTTACGAACAGCCTCTAAGCCCTTTAAGACTTTAATATTATTAGCACCGTAATTTTGATCCATTTATACTTCCTACTATAAAAATCTAATATATAGTCACAAGAAAATTATCTTTAATGAAAAAGTAATCATGACATAATTAGAGACATTTTATCCAATCTTTATTAAAATAAAGTTTTATGGTGTGTTTTTATGAGTATGAAGAGTTTTTACTTCACTTTTTGTGAAGTAAAAAGATAGAAGTTTATATAACTATTGGCATTACAACTGTTTTAAAGTTAGCATCTATTAAAACAAAAGGTAGATTTCCTTCATTTAGTCCTATAGTAAATTCTGATGAGTTTATACTATTTAAAAAATCTAATAAATATTTTGAATTTATAGCTATAACAAAATCTTCACTAAAGTTTGTAATAAAGTTTATCTCTGTTTTTGCTTCTATATTATCATCACTTAATGACTCAAATACAATCAAATCACTTAAAAAACTAATCTTTACATCTGATGATATAGTAGTTATTTGTTTGATGGACTCTATCATTTTAGCTTTTGGTAGAATTAAAGAGTTTTTTATCTCTTTTGGGATGATTCTTGTATATTCTGGAAATTTACCATTTATGAGTTTTGTAAAAAAAGTATATTGTTTTGAGTGAATTATAAGATTTGTATCATCATAATACATCTCTATATCATCAAAGAAGAGTTTTTGAATCTCTACTATGGCTTTTTTTGGGATAATAATAGAGAGTTCATTATCACTAGTATTTGTGATGGTTACAATGGCTAGTCTTCTTGTATCAGTAGAAGCAAAGTTTATACTATCTTTTTTTATATCTATAAGTGCACCATTTAACTCAAATTTAGGATTGTTAGTATCAATCGCTGGAGTTATTTTTTTGAGTGACTCTATAAGAGAGTGAGAGTTTATAGAGATGCGAGGTTTTCCTTCATAAGTTGGAAATGATGGAAAGTCATTATATGAAAAAGTTGGTAGTTTAAACTTTGAGTGTGATTGTGAGATAAATAGTATCTCATTTTTTACTTCTAGGTTTATCTCTGTATCTTTAAGTATTCTTATAATATCTAAGAGTTTTTTACCATTAGCAGTAATGCTTCCAGTTGATATGATATTTAGTAAGTCTGTAGAGACTTCAAATCCTATCTCTTGATCAGTAGCTCTTAGAGTTAATTTTTCTTCATTAACATTTATAAAAACGTGAGAAGTTATTTGAGAAGTATCTTTTTTTTCTAAAAATGGTTGAGCATTTATTAGTATGTTTTCTATGATTGATTTAGAGATTGTTATCTTCATATGAATTCCTATTATTATATAATATTTAGTAAGTAGTAGTAGGAGATGGTGATTATGTGAATATCACTTTTTGCTTCCCACTAACAGAGCTTTTTGGATGTGATGAACCAAAGTAACTCTACTCACATCTATTCACTTTTATGATTATATCTTTTTTTAAACAAAAATATAACATTTAAGATACAGAAGTTATTTTATTGGTCAATTCTTCTATTTTAACTCTAAAATCTTCATCATTTTTCATAAGTTCATTTATTTTTTTTATAGTATGGCTGATGGCAGTATGGTCTTTCATTCCAAAATATTGAGCGAGTTGAGGCATAGTATTGTGAGTTAATTCACGACATAGATATATACTAACTCTTCTAGCATATACTAAGTTTCTACTTCTACCTTTTGAACGAATTTCAGTTGGTTTTATGTTTAAATCTTTTGCAACACTATTTGTAATAGTGTCTAGTGTTAGGTTAGCTCTATTTTCTTGGAGTTGATCTCTAAGTACATTTTTTGTAAAGGCCAAATCTATCTCTATGTGCATAAGCTGTGAGTAAGCATGAAGTTTAGATAAGATTCCCTCAATTTCACGAACATTACTCTCTATAACAGTAGCTATATAGTTTATGATATCGTTAGATAGTTTAACTTTGTTAATTTCACACTTTTTTTTGATGATGGCGATTTTTGTCTCAAGCTCTGGTGGCTGGATATCTGCAACTAAGCCCCACTCAAATCTACTTTGAAGTCTTTTTTCTAGTCCACCTATTTTTTTAGGATGTTTATCTGCTGTTAGTATTATCTGTTTGCCCGCACCTTTTAGTGCTTCAAAAGTGTGAAAAAATTCTTCTTGGATTCCTTCTTTATTACTTAAAAATTGAACATCATCTATAAGAAGAACATCACATTTTCTATATTTTTCTTGAAATGATGGCATCGTTTTGTTTCTAACATGCCTTATAAAGTCATTTAAAAACTGCTCAACTGAGGTATAAATAACACTTTTACCGTGGTTTAAAAAAACATTTCCAGCTGATTGCATAAGGTGAGTCTTTCCTAAACCAACTCCACCATAGATAAAAAGAGGGTTATAAACCTCTCCAGCTGCTTCACTTACACTCTTTACTGCAGCATAAGCAAACTGATTTGAGCCACCAACCATAAAGTTATCAAAAGTATGGGAGGGATTTAGCAGAGAGTGTTGTGGTTTTTGATCACTCTTTTGTTTTTTACCCTTTTGAGCTACTAGATTTTTTAGAGTAATCTTTACATTAACTTTATTTCCACTTTTTATTTCAAAGAGGTGAGTTATCTTTTCGGTATATTTATTTTTTATCCAGTTAAGTACAAGAGCATTTGGGGCATAAAAAATTGCCATATCGCTTGTAGATTTTTTAACATCATAGACGAGTTGCTTTATATATCTGTTATATTGTAACTCTGTTATCTCTTCTCTTAATAGTTCTAAAACTTCTTGACCTATATTCACATAAAGCCTTATTTAAATTATTTAGATGTGAATAGTAACTCTTTAATCCATAAATATCCATTAAAAACAAGTGAATAACTAAAATTTAACAACGTGAATAACTATAAGTTTTAAACTCTTTTGTATATAATGACTTAAAAATTAAAAGATTAATAAACATGATAATACTAGGACTAGACCCAGGAACTAGAAATATGGGTTATGCACTTATAAGGTTAGAAAATTTTAAAATCTCTTTGCTTGAGGCTGGACTTATAAAGATGAAAGCTGAGAATTTACAATTTCAAATACCTCAGATGGTAGAGGCTCTTGATAATATCTTTAAAAATCACACTATAGATGAAGTAGCTCTAGAAGATATTTTTTATGCTCACAACCCTGCAACAACTATAAAATTAGCACAATTTCGCGGAGCAATTATGTTAAAGATTTTACAAGTTCATGGCACATTTAGCGAATATACTGCACTTCAAGTAAAA
Proteins encoded:
- the dnaN gene encoding DNA polymerase III subunit beta — its product is MKITISKSIIENILINAQPFLEKKDTSQITSHVFINVNEEKLTLRATDQEIGFEVSTDLLNIISTGSITANGKKLLDIIRILKDTEINLEVKNEILFISQSHSKFKLPTFSYNDFPSFPTYEGKPRISINSHSLIESLKKITPAIDTNNPKFELNGALIDIKKDSINFASTDTRRLAIVTITNTSDNELSIIIPKKAIVEIQKLFFDDIEMYYDDTNLIIHSKQYTFFTKLINGKFPEYTRIIPKEIKNSLILPKAKMIESIKQITTISSDVKISFLSDLIVFESLSDDNIEAKTEINFITNFSEDFVIAINSKYLLDFLNSINSSEFTIGLNEGNLPFVLIDANFKTVVMPIVI
- the dnaA gene encoding chromosomal replication initiator protein DnaA — its product is MNIGQEVLELLREEITELQYNRYIKQLVYDVKKSTSDMAIFYAPNALVLNWIKNKYTEKITHLFEIKSGNKVNVKITLKNLVAQKGKKQKSDQKPQHSLLNPSHTFDNFMVGGSNQFAYAAVKSVSEAAGEVYNPLFIYGGVGLGKTHLMQSAGNVFLNHGKSVIYTSVEQFLNDFIRHVRNKTMPSFQEKYRKCDVLLIDDVQFLSNKEGIQEEFFHTFEALKGAGKQIILTADKHPKKIGGLEKRLQSRFEWGLVADIQPPELETKIAIIKKKCEINKVKLSNDIINYIATVIESNVREIEGILSKLHAYSQLMHIEIDLAFTKNVLRDQLQENRANLTLDTITNSVAKDLNIKPTEIRSKGRSRNLVYARRVSIYLCRELTHNTMPQLAQYFGMKDHTAISHTIKKINELMKNDEDFRVKIEELTNKITSVS
- the ruvC gene encoding crossover junction endodeoxyribonuclease RuvC, translating into MIILGLDPGTRNMGYALIRLENFKISLLEAGLIKMKAENLQFQIPQMVEALDNIFKNHTIDEVALEDIFYAHNPATTIKLAQFRGAIMLKILQVHGTFSEYTALQVKKALTGKAKASKEQVSFMVKRLLNIKKEIKPLDISDAMAVAITHSQRVKLRK